From Anser cygnoides isolate HZ-2024a breed goose chromosome 31, Taihu_goose_T2T_genome, whole genome shotgun sequence:
ctattcttttatcctatcctatcctatcctatcctatcctatcctatcctatcctatcctatcctatcctatcctatcctatcctatcctatcctatcctatcctatcctatcctatcctgtcctgtcctgtcctgtcctgtcctgtcctgtcctatcCTATCTTATCCTATCGGTCCCAAACGGACACAGTTCTCCATTAGAGTGATAGTGATGTACGGAAGCCAAGAAGAATCAGTGGAGATGCCAAGGCCACAGAAATGCTGCTGGGGAGATGCATGAGGGCAAGTGAAATAAGCccttgttgttgttggttggaAGAGGAGTGCGCAGACAGGGTGAGGGGTTTGGAGGTGTGTGCTTTGAACCGGGaatcctctgctctcagcagtgccCAGGTTCACCTCAGGTTCAGCTCTGTCCTGCTGTTGGGTGATTTGGGAATAAGAACACTGAGAAGCTCTTTGATATTGTGAGTGGATTTAATCTGAGATCACCCCATGTTCCCATCAACCTACTGCTGTACAGGACTGACCCACAGATGAATCCCTGCTCTGTCCGCCCACCTCAGCCAGCACATGCTACAGTTAATCAAGGGAGCCGCAAGAAGGTCTTTGAAAGGAGAGAGGTACTTTGGGAGACTTCTGTGAGAAATGGAATAGGATTTTTTCAGAGGAACCTCTCCTAACTTGTTAttgctttttcctccttgtaAAGGTCCCCCATGCCCAGAAGaagcagatgtccaacagcagctccatcaccgagttcctcctgctggcattcgcagacacgtgggagctgcagctcctgcacttcgggctcttcctgggcatctacctggctgccctcctgggcaacggcctcatcctcactgccGTAGCCTGcaaccaccgcctccacacccccatgtacttcttcctcctcaacctcgccctcctcgacctgggctgcatctccaccactgtccccaaagccatggccaattccctctggaaCACCAGGGCCATTGCCTATGCAGGGTGTACTGCCCAggtcttctttttattattcttttttggTGCAGAGTATTCTGtcctcaccatcatggcctatgaccgctacgtggccatctgcaagcccctgcactacgggaccctcctgggcagcagagcctgtgccaccatggcagcagctgcctggggcagtggaTTCCTctatgctgtcctgcacactgccaatacgttttctcttcctttctgccatggcaatgctgtggaccaaTTTTTCTGCGAAATCCCCCAGATTCTCAAGCTCTCATGCTCAGACTTCTACATGAGCGAAGCTGGGCTTCTTGTGGTCATTGTCTGCATAGcctttggttgttttgttttcattatgcTGTCGTATGTGCAGATGCTGAAGgttgtgctgaggatgccctctgagcagggccggcacaaagccttttccacgtgcctccctcacctggctgtggtctccctaTTTATTAGTACTGGGATTTTTGCCTACCTGAGGCCCCCCTCTatttcctccccatccctggacctggtgatggcagttctgtactcggtggtgcctccagcactgaaccccctcatctacagcatgaggaaccaggagatCAAGGATGCCCTCAGGAAACTGATGAAATAAAGTTTTTCAGAAGCAATGAACTTCCCAGCTTCTGCATTAGACTCATAATGTGGCTCATTAAAGGCACAGCTCCTCTTCTAATGTATTTATGGGTATTgtcatttctggttttattttgctttgttgtcagtgtttattttatctGTGGTTTCATTCTCCTGATGCTGTGCACTAAAATGTCATTAGGATTTTGACATTGTTATGTCATCGTATAACTGGTTGCCTGTTAGCAAGCTGTGGATGCATCTTCCTCGGAAGTGTTCAGATcatcaggctggatgggactttgtGCCACACGGTCCGGTGGAAGCTGTCCCTTTCCCATgacagggaggttggaactagatgctctttagaggtcccttccaacccaaaacattctgtgaGTCTCTAAATCTTCATCCCCTTTCTAACTCAGTGTGTGCCTGTCTAGTGGAGCCCAGAGACTCCGTCCATGAGGAGTCTTGgtgaatttaaacaaaataaaggacCCTTCATTGACTTATTGGTCTGACATTCCTCTTGTGAGCCCTTTTCTGGAGCTGAGAGCACTGCTTGTGTGCAGAGGTGGAGGGAAAGAGAGTCCGAGCACAGCAGCAGTAGATAGTAGTCTGTGGGATGAACAAGGCTTGGTAGTCTCATGGCATTGTCCCTAATACGAGCCCCTGGTAGGCAACACACCTCTCTTGGGAATGGATCAGGCTGGCAGATGGGTGTCTCAACACCTctcagaagagagagaggaactTTCACCTGTCACCTTTTCTTGGTTGCATAGCTTGTTACACGGGGAGTAGATGAGTATGGGTTAGTTGGGACCAGTGTCTCCTTTGACACCAtgggtcatagaatcatagaaaggctcaggttggaagggagcttaaagatcatctaactccaaccccctccatgggcagggatgtcacccatgagatcaggttggccaagaccccatccagcctggccttgaacacctccagggatggggcatccacaacttttcttggtaacctgttccagggcctcactaaccttacagtgaagaatttcctccaaaTATCTAATGTAAACCATGAGATGACATTCAGAGTTGTCTTCCAACCGAGTTATTGCATGATTCAATGACTCTTTCCTTTCGAGGGCTCTTTGAAGACTGAATaggcagaggaagaaggaaaaaaaaaaaacaaacaacaaacaaacaaacaaaccagaggCTGAAGTAGGAACATAAGATGTGAGAGATGTCTTGATGTCGGCTGGGATAgagttctttttcttcatagaggctcacacaatgctatgttttggatttaggatgaaaatagtGATGATAACAGAGCtctgttttagttgttgcagggcagtgctcacacagaggcaaagacttttctgcttctcgtgctgccctgccagcaaggaagATGatggtgcagcaggagctggggggggggacacagccaggacagctgacccaaactgaccaaaggcATATTCCATATGATATGACACCACGGTCAGCAGTGAAAGCTGGGataaagaaggaggagggggtgAGGGGTGGTCAGGGTGATGGCACGTGTCTTCCCAAGAGCCTGTTACACGTGATGAGCCCTGcatttcctggaagtggctgaaaagCTGCCTGCCGgtgggaagtagtgaatgaattccttgttttgctttgcttgcacgcacggcttttgctttacttagTGAACTGCCTTCATCTCAGTTACTGGTTTGTAACAGGCAGCAGAATGTCACCCACAttggctcctctcctcctcgcTCACAAAAGCTAACCCAACCTGTTGTCAATTGCACAGAGGAGCTCCATGCATCTGAGCTTCACCTTCACCTTCTCATCTTCCCTGACTCTCTCTCTGGCAGAGCCTGTATCCCTCCACTTCAGCACCACAGGTGGCCAAGATGTGTGATCACATCCCTTAATCCAAATTCCAATGTCCCTTCACCCAAAATCATCACTGTTCTGGGACAAGCCATggagctccagctcctcctggctgcacacgtttgggctgcagcacctcagctgtggcacGGGGCTGAGCACAGACTTGTGGCAGGGCAAGACTGTGCcaagggctgtggtgcagagcagggtccctgctgtgccccaggggctgtgagCATGGGCAGGGAGGACAATGTGACTCCTCCAGACACTGCAGCAAGTGGAGCTGGGATATTGGGACACCCCAGCTTTGGGACATCCAGCAGTATCTTTGGGGTGTCTtcttgggctgcaggctgctctccagcaggataCATCTCTCTCGTTGCACCTCTGTGTTATCAAGGTGCCTCATGGAGAAGACACCTCAATGCTAAGGACATGTAAATGCTGCTGGATGTCTGCGTGTGGGCAGCTGGAAGGAGGCCTCTGCATCCCTGGCTAGAAGAGCTGAGACCCTCCTCGGGTACCCTAAGAAAAGTTGATGACTCTGTTAAACTGCACTTTGACCCTCgcttctctgctctcagttGTATCCAGTGTCTTATCAGGGTAACACCTGAGTGCAATTATCCTCCAGCTTAAAGAAGTGTGATTGTAGAGGCCTGTTTC
This genomic window contains:
- the LOC136787931 gene encoding olfactory receptor 14C36-like, with protein sequence MSNSSSITEFLLLAFADTWELQLLHFGLFLGIYLAALLGNGLILTAVACNHRLHTPMYFFLLNLALLDLGCISTTVPKAMANSLWNTRAIAYAGCTAQVFFLLFFFGAEYSVLTIMAYDRYVAICKPLHYGTLLGSRACATMAAAAWGSGFLYAVLHTANTFSLPFCHGNAVDQFFCEIPQILKLSCSDFYMSEAGLLVVIVCIAFGCFVFIMLSYVQMLKVVLRMPSEQGRHKAFSTCLPHLAVVSLFISTGIFAYLRPPSISSPSLDLVMAVLYSVVPPALNPLIYSMRNQEIKDALRKLMK